In a genomic window of Struthio camelus isolate bStrCam1 chromosome 16, bStrCam1.hap1, whole genome shotgun sequence:
- the LOC104151213 gene encoding schlafen family member 13-like isoform X2 codes for MALEEDQQQQAWVDLATKYPELVVQVGKICFGEKSRKKISKKLRQDQKYTLACAACALLNSGGGVLKAEIENENYNFERDEIGLDIEETFRSLLLSPDLAKYLDFQQQDNYLLIFIKTWSSEKSSLNSSIAKPRICSLTSRLYAKCGASLSHMSPTEAFGFLEGKQVEAKREASSGPTAKKRKIRDAEGMKDIINSTVDEFFNRDQLQYGETLNFTESGDVEFKHYSTEKFLTRVKEILPQYISGFANTRGGYLWIGVDDDRRVQGFISSDEDLEKLSLEIKSIPRKLKLFHFCDSEYKHTIKYEHKILKVYNEHGEHCGYVCAVKIEPFTCVAFSEDPDSWLVRGSSIDRLTAVEWAKWMTSNDPDLSQFSDTFKLELSLTEGPPLAKSVYSHQGLDSIDDLHKQLFPVKSHNITYTPEKLREDLFQEYPGLANLLEEQLKELSAGVLIFSRSWAVEVGLPDNQFVICDVLLIAKGRPPTLYTVCKSPITRFLFDYSRLTAWRLKQKLVNTGGYIHKLCIIPKLLSLLPDINCGKEWDLNIQEMYPQNYSVINSDNLNAFLCALTVALLSFQSFLSDHLGSEFFNLLTVKQYQLLSENLHKTKKLFVHGLPGTGKTVVALKIIEKIRTMFQCEKEEVLYICENQPLRDFVRQKNICHAVTRATFLMRPFDEVKHIIIDEAQNFQAGDGDWYNKALHLTSSQHLSKPGFLWIFLDYLQTSHCFRTGLPSVEWHDPVESLTKVVRNANRIYSYVKAMMEDIVDNPTLNIPIQHLEELLYKATCAHAVQGHVKEQRKLDRNGIAKYVVEHCHRYLKMGYAEKDIAILCYRDEEVRAYDQILRSELKKSKSNMSLAKMEGGMETCTVLDSIRRFSGLERNIVFGIIPVPMPSQEEIFRNIIVCVASRANLQLHLLFEHWDPR; via the exons ATGGCTCTTGAAGAGGACCAACAGCAGCAGGCGTGGGTTGATTTAGCGACAAAGTATCCTGAACTAGTTGTGCAagtaggaaaaatatgttttggtgaaaaatcaagaaaaaagataTCAAAAAAGTTAAGACAAGATCAAAAATACACACTTGCCTGTGCAGCATGTGCCTTGCTAAACTCTGGAGGAGGTGTGCTAAAAGCAGagattgaaaatgaaaactaCAACTTTGAGAGAGATGAAATTGGACTGGATATAGAAGAGACTTTTCGATCTCTTCTTCTGTCACCAGATTTGGCAAAATACCTTGACTTTCAACAGCAAGATAATTaccttttgatttttattaaaaccTGGAGCAGTGAAAAATCTTCCTTAAACTCTAGCATTGCAAAACCACGTATCTGTAGCCTGACTTCTAGGTTGTATGCAAAATGTGGTGCTTCTCTTTCTCATATGAGCCCTACAGAGGCTTTTGGATTCCTTGAAGGAAAGCAAGTTGAAGCCAAGAGAGAAGCGAGCTCAGGACCAACtgctaagaaaaggaaaataagggaTGCTGAAGGAATGAAGGATATCATAAACAGTACTGTTGATGAGTTTTTTAACAGGGACCAACTGCAATATGGAGAGACTTTGAATTTCACCGAGTCGGGAGATGTGGAATTTAAACACTATTCAACTGAGAAATTCTTGACTCGTGTTAAAGAGATTCTACCTCAGTATATATCTGGGTTTGCCAACACTCGTGGAGGGTATTTATGGATTGGTGTGGATGATGATAGGAGAGTACAAGGATTCATCAGCAGTGATGAGGACCTTGAAAAATTAAGCCTTGAAATCAAGTCCATTCCACGCAAATTAAAGCTCTTCCATTTCTGTGATAGTGAATATAAACACACCATAAAGTATGAACACAAAATCCTCAAAGTATACAATGAGCATGGAGAGCACTGTGGATATGTCTGTGCTGTGAAAATTGAACCATTTACTTGTGTCGCATTTTCAGAAGATCCAGATTCGTGGCTTGTGCGAGGCAGCAGTATCGACAGACTGACAGCAGTTGAGTGGGCCAAATGGATGACCTCCAATGATCCAG atctttctcagttttctgaCACCTTCAAGCTAGAGCTCAGTCTGACAGAGGGGCCACCGCTTGCCAAGTCAGTTTATTCACATCAGGGCCTTGACAGCATTGATGATCTTCATAAACAACTGTTTCCAG TGAAATCTCACAACATAACATACACACCAGAAAAACTCAGAGAAGATCTCTTCCAAGAGTACCCAGGGTTGGCTAATTTACTGGAAGAACAATTGAAGGAGCTTTCTGCGGGAGTTCTGATATTTTCCAGAAGCTGGGCTGTTGAGGTCGGCTTGCCAGACAACCAATTTGTAATTTGTGATGTTCTCCTAATAGCCAAGGGTAGGCCACCTACCCTTTATACAGTCTGTAAATCTCCCATCACTAGGTTTTTGTTTGACTACTCCAGACTCACAGCCTGGAGGCTGAAGCAGAAATTAGTCAACACCGGGGGCTATATTCACAAGCTGTGTATAATACCGAAGCTACTGTCTTTGCTTCCAGACATTAACTGTGGAAAAGAATGGGATCTGAATATTCAAGAAATGTATCCCCAAAACTATAGCGTAATCAACAGTGACAATTTGAATGCCTTCCTGTGTGCTCTTACAGTAGCTTTGCTGAGTTTCCAGTCCTTTTTAAGTGACCATCTTGGTTCTGAGTTTTTCAACCTCTTGACTGTCAAACAATACCAGCTACTGTCAGAAAATCTTCATAAAACTAAGAAGCTGTTTGTTCATGGCCTGCCAGGAACAGGAAAAACTGTAGTGGCCCTGAAGATCATAGAGAAAATAAGAACTATGTTTCAGTGTGAAAAAGAGGAGGTTCTTTACATATGCGAGAACCAACCTCTGAGAGATTTTGTGAG ACAGAAAAACATTTGCCATGCTGTTACAAGAGCAACATTTTTGATGAGACCATTTGATGAGGTGAAGCACATAATAATTGATGAAGCACAGAATTTCCAAGCTGGGGATGGTGATTGGTACAACAAAGCCTTGCATCTGACTTCATCACAACATCTCTCTAAGCCTGGCTTTCTCTGGATTTTCTTGGACTACTTACAGACAAGTCACTGCTTTCGAACCGGTCTTCCATCAGTGGAATGGCATGATCCAGTAGAGTCACTAACCAAAGTGGTCCGTAATGCTAACCGTATCTATTCCTATGTAAAAGCAATGATGGAAGATATTGTAGACAATCCTACGCTAAATATTCCCATACAACATTTAGAAGAGTTATTATATAAAGCCACGTGTGCTCATGCTGTGCAAGGTCATGTTAAAGAACAAAGGAAGCTAGATAGAAATGGAATAGCAAAATATGTAGTAGAACATTGTCACAGATATCTTAAAATGGGTTATGCTGAGAAAGATATTGCTATTTTGTGCTACAGAGATGAAGAGGTAAGAGCATACGATCAAATACTAAGATCAGAACTGAAGAAATCCAAGTCAAATATGTCATTAGCAaaaatggagggagggatggaaacATGCACTGTTCTTGACAGCATCCGTCGTTTCTCTGGCTTAGAGAGAAACATTGTGTTTGGTATTATTCCTGTTCCTATGCCCTCCCAGGAAGaaattttcagaaacataatAGTCTGCGTAGCATCCAGAGCTAATTTACAGCTACATTTGCTATTTGAACATTGGGATCCTAGATAG
- the PEX12 gene encoding peroxisome assembly protein 12: MAELGAHLTATPAGDDRPSIFEAVAQDSLMAAVKPALQHLAKVLAESNPGRYGSLWRWFDEIYILLDLLLQQQYLARCSASFSENFYGLKRIAIGDCKQSLASAGLPKKQHWKSLLLLVLVPYLKGKLEKLVSSLREEDEYSIHPPSSSWKRFYRAFLAAYPFVNMAWEGWFLIQQLCYILGKAQHHSPMLQLAGVRLVRLTADDIQALEKKSAVAASSRTHSIKAQVQSAMKKALGGIAFSLSTGLSVSVFFLQFLEWWYSSENQETIKSLTALPTPPPPVHLDHGADSALLPKLKTMCPLCRKIRANATVLSTSGYVFCYRCVYNYVKTHQRCPVTGYATELQHLVKLYSPES; encoded by the exons atGGCCGAGCTCGGGGCCCACCTCACGGCCACCCCGGCCGGCGACGACCGGCCCTCCATCTTCGAGGCGGTGGCCCAGGACAGCCTGATGGCCGCCGTGAAGCCGGCCCTGCAGCACCTGGCCAAG GTGCTGGCTGAGTCGAATCCTGGCCGATATGGCTCCCTCTGGCGTTGGTTTGATGAGATCTACATCCTCCTGGATTTACTGCTCCAGCAGCAGTATCTGGCCAGGTGCAGTGcctctttttctgaaaacttctaTGGCTTAAAGAGGATAGCAATAGGAGACTGCAAACAATCGCTGGCCAGTGCTGGCCTGCCAAAGAAGCAGCACTGGAAGTCTCTCCTTTTGCTTGTTCTTGTTCCTTACCTGAAAGGAAAGCTAGAGAAACTGGTGTCCAGTCTGAGGGAAGAGGATGAGTACTCCATCCACCCTCCCTCATCGTCCTGGAAGCGCTTTTACAGAGCCTTTCTAGCTGCCTATCCATTTGTAAACATGGCCTGGGAGGGCTGGTTTCTTATCCAGCAACTGTGCTATATCCTCGGGAAAGCTCAGCATCATTCACCCATGCTGCAGCTGGCTGGCGTTCGCCTGGTGAGACTGACTGCAGATGATATCCAGGCCTTGGAGAAGAAATCTGCAGTAGCCGCCTCGAGTCGGACACACAG CATTAAGGCACAAGTGCAGTCAGCAATGAAGAAAGCTTTGGGTGGCATTGCCTTCTCCCTGTCCACTGGGCTGTCTGTCAGCGTATTCTTCCTTCAGTTCCTGGAGTGGTGGTACTCCTCGGAAAACCAAGAGACGATCAAATCTCTGACAGCGCTCCCTACTCCTCCACCACCAGTACACCTTGACCATGGGGCGGACTCAGCTCTCTTACCTAAACTGAAGACCATGTGCCCGCTGTGCCGCAAAATTCGAGCCAATGCCACGGTCCTGTCCACGTCTGGCTATGTATTTTGCTACCGCTGCGTGTATAATTACGTGAAGACTCACCAACGATGCCCAGTCACAGGCTATGCCACAGAGCTACAGCACCTTGTCAAACTGTATTCCCCTGAGAGCTGA
- the LOC104151213 gene encoding schlafen family member 13-like isoform X1 — translation MRMLCQNNTISCVSTKRPRMALEEDQQQQAWVDLATKYPELVVQVGKICFGEKSRKKISKKLRQDQKYTLACAACALLNSGGGVLKAEIENENYNFERDEIGLDIEETFRSLLLSPDLAKYLDFQQQDNYLLIFIKTWSSEKSSLNSSIAKPRICSLTSRLYAKCGASLSHMSPTEAFGFLEGKQVEAKREASSGPTAKKRKIRDAEGMKDIINSTVDEFFNRDQLQYGETLNFTESGDVEFKHYSTEKFLTRVKEILPQYISGFANTRGGYLWIGVDDDRRVQGFISSDEDLEKLSLEIKSIPRKLKLFHFCDSEYKHTIKYEHKILKVYNEHGEHCGYVCAVKIEPFTCVAFSEDPDSWLVRGSSIDRLTAVEWAKWMTSNDPDLSQFSDTFKLELSLTEGPPLAKSVYSHQGLDSIDDLHKQLFPVKSHNITYTPEKLREDLFQEYPGLANLLEEQLKELSAGVLIFSRSWAVEVGLPDNQFVICDVLLIAKGRPPTLYTVCKSPITRFLFDYSRLTAWRLKQKLVNTGGYIHKLCIIPKLLSLLPDINCGKEWDLNIQEMYPQNYSVINSDNLNAFLCALTVALLSFQSFLSDHLGSEFFNLLTVKQYQLLSENLHKTKKLFVHGLPGTGKTVVALKIIEKIRTMFQCEKEEVLYICENQPLRDFVRQKNICHAVTRATFLMRPFDEVKHIIIDEAQNFQAGDGDWYNKALHLTSSQHLSKPGFLWIFLDYLQTSHCFRTGLPSVEWHDPVESLTKVVRNANRIYSYVKAMMEDIVDNPTLNIPIQHLEELLYKATCAHAVQGHVKEQRKLDRNGIAKYVVEHCHRYLKMGYAEKDIAILCYRDEEVRAYDQILRSELKKSKSNMSLAKMEGGMETCTVLDSIRRFSGLERNIVFGIIPVPMPSQEEIFRNIIVCVASRANLQLHLLFEHWDPR, via the exons ATGCGGATGTTATGTCAGAATAACACCATCAGCTGTGTCAGTACGAAAAG GCCCAGAATGGCTCTTGAAGAGGACCAACAGCAGCAGGCGTGGGTTGATTTAGCGACAAAGTATCCTGAACTAGTTGTGCAagtaggaaaaatatgttttggtgaaaaatcaagaaaaaagataTCAAAAAAGTTAAGACAAGATCAAAAATACACACTTGCCTGTGCAGCATGTGCCTTGCTAAACTCTGGAGGAGGTGTGCTAAAAGCAGagattgaaaatgaaaactaCAACTTTGAGAGAGATGAAATTGGACTGGATATAGAAGAGACTTTTCGATCTCTTCTTCTGTCACCAGATTTGGCAAAATACCTTGACTTTCAACAGCAAGATAATTaccttttgatttttattaaaaccTGGAGCAGTGAAAAATCTTCCTTAAACTCTAGCATTGCAAAACCACGTATCTGTAGCCTGACTTCTAGGTTGTATGCAAAATGTGGTGCTTCTCTTTCTCATATGAGCCCTACAGAGGCTTTTGGATTCCTTGAAGGAAAGCAAGTTGAAGCCAAGAGAGAAGCGAGCTCAGGACCAACtgctaagaaaaggaaaataagggaTGCTGAAGGAATGAAGGATATCATAAACAGTACTGTTGATGAGTTTTTTAACAGGGACCAACTGCAATATGGAGAGACTTTGAATTTCACCGAGTCGGGAGATGTGGAATTTAAACACTATTCAACTGAGAAATTCTTGACTCGTGTTAAAGAGATTCTACCTCAGTATATATCTGGGTTTGCCAACACTCGTGGAGGGTATTTATGGATTGGTGTGGATGATGATAGGAGAGTACAAGGATTCATCAGCAGTGATGAGGACCTTGAAAAATTAAGCCTTGAAATCAAGTCCATTCCACGCAAATTAAAGCTCTTCCATTTCTGTGATAGTGAATATAAACACACCATAAAGTATGAACACAAAATCCTCAAAGTATACAATGAGCATGGAGAGCACTGTGGATATGTCTGTGCTGTGAAAATTGAACCATTTACTTGTGTCGCATTTTCAGAAGATCCAGATTCGTGGCTTGTGCGAGGCAGCAGTATCGACAGACTGACAGCAGTTGAGTGGGCCAAATGGATGACCTCCAATGATCCAG atctttctcagttttctgaCACCTTCAAGCTAGAGCTCAGTCTGACAGAGGGGCCACCGCTTGCCAAGTCAGTTTATTCACATCAGGGCCTTGACAGCATTGATGATCTTCATAAACAACTGTTTCCAG TGAAATCTCACAACATAACATACACACCAGAAAAACTCAGAGAAGATCTCTTCCAAGAGTACCCAGGGTTGGCTAATTTACTGGAAGAACAATTGAAGGAGCTTTCTGCGGGAGTTCTGATATTTTCCAGAAGCTGGGCTGTTGAGGTCGGCTTGCCAGACAACCAATTTGTAATTTGTGATGTTCTCCTAATAGCCAAGGGTAGGCCACCTACCCTTTATACAGTCTGTAAATCTCCCATCACTAGGTTTTTGTTTGACTACTCCAGACTCACAGCCTGGAGGCTGAAGCAGAAATTAGTCAACACCGGGGGCTATATTCACAAGCTGTGTATAATACCGAAGCTACTGTCTTTGCTTCCAGACATTAACTGTGGAAAAGAATGGGATCTGAATATTCAAGAAATGTATCCCCAAAACTATAGCGTAATCAACAGTGACAATTTGAATGCCTTCCTGTGTGCTCTTACAGTAGCTTTGCTGAGTTTCCAGTCCTTTTTAAGTGACCATCTTGGTTCTGAGTTTTTCAACCTCTTGACTGTCAAACAATACCAGCTACTGTCAGAAAATCTTCATAAAACTAAGAAGCTGTTTGTTCATGGCCTGCCAGGAACAGGAAAAACTGTAGTGGCCCTGAAGATCATAGAGAAAATAAGAACTATGTTTCAGTGTGAAAAAGAGGAGGTTCTTTACATATGCGAGAACCAACCTCTGAGAGATTTTGTGAG ACAGAAAAACATTTGCCATGCTGTTACAAGAGCAACATTTTTGATGAGACCATTTGATGAGGTGAAGCACATAATAATTGATGAAGCACAGAATTTCCAAGCTGGGGATGGTGATTGGTACAACAAAGCCTTGCATCTGACTTCATCACAACATCTCTCTAAGCCTGGCTTTCTCTGGATTTTCTTGGACTACTTACAGACAAGTCACTGCTTTCGAACCGGTCTTCCATCAGTGGAATGGCATGATCCAGTAGAGTCACTAACCAAAGTGGTCCGTAATGCTAACCGTATCTATTCCTATGTAAAAGCAATGATGGAAGATATTGTAGACAATCCTACGCTAAATATTCCCATACAACATTTAGAAGAGTTATTATATAAAGCCACGTGTGCTCATGCTGTGCAAGGTCATGTTAAAGAACAAAGGAAGCTAGATAGAAATGGAATAGCAAAATATGTAGTAGAACATTGTCACAGATATCTTAAAATGGGTTATGCTGAGAAAGATATTGCTATTTTGTGCTACAGAGATGAAGAGGTAAGAGCATACGATCAAATACTAAGATCAGAACTGAAGAAATCCAAGTCAAATATGTCATTAGCAaaaatggagggagggatggaaacATGCACTGTTCTTGACAGCATCCGTCGTTTCTCTGGCTTAGAGAGAAACATTGTGTTTGGTATTATTCCTGTTCCTATGCCCTCCCAGGAAGaaattttcagaaacataatAGTCTGCGTAGCATCCAGAGCTAATTTACAGCTACATTTGCTATTTGAACATTGGGATCCTAGATAG